A genomic window from Catenulispora sp. MAP5-51 includes:
- a CDS encoding alpha/beta hydrolase, translating into MSTSFFFSSDTRADGVRERDFTVGDVPGVLWSPESASGLAPLVLIGHGGGIHKKAPASAQRARRLVLDCGFHVAAIDAPGHGGRPVTDHDEREVDAMFAARAAGEPEGPIIVRYNAYLAEQAVPEWRATLDALQQLPEIGAGGPVGYWGINMGTATGVPFVAGDDRITAAVFGQHWPDHLVEPARRITVPIEFDLQWDDEHIPRAAGLALFDAFASKEKTLHANAGLHKQLPRFEADSAVRFFARHLGAGTAGATGATGTAGTAGATGTAVVTA; encoded by the coding sequence ATGTCTACTTCATTCTTCTTCAGCAGTGACACCCGCGCGGACGGCGTCCGCGAACGCGATTTCACCGTGGGCGACGTCCCCGGTGTCCTGTGGTCTCCGGAATCCGCCTCCGGCCTGGCACCCCTGGTGCTCATCGGCCACGGCGGCGGTATCCACAAGAAGGCCCCGGCCAGCGCGCAGCGTGCGCGCAGACTCGTCCTGGACTGCGGCTTCCACGTCGCCGCCATCGACGCTCCGGGGCACGGCGGCCGGCCGGTGACCGACCACGACGAGCGCGAGGTCGACGCGATGTTCGCGGCGCGCGCGGCCGGCGAGCCGGAGGGCCCGATCATCGTGCGCTACAACGCCTATCTGGCCGAGCAGGCCGTGCCCGAATGGCGCGCGACGCTGGACGCGCTCCAGCAGCTGCCGGAGATCGGCGCCGGCGGGCCGGTGGGCTACTGGGGCATCAACATGGGCACCGCGACCGGCGTCCCGTTCGTGGCCGGCGACGACCGGATCACCGCCGCCGTGTTCGGCCAGCACTGGCCCGACCACCTGGTCGAGCCCGCGCGGCGGATCACGGTCCCGATCGAGTTCGACCTGCAGTGGGACGACGAGCACATCCCGCGCGCGGCCGGCCTGGCGCTGTTTGACGCCTTCGCCTCGAAGGAGAAGACGCTGCACGCCAACGCCGGACTGCACAAGCAGCTGCCCCGGTTCGAGGCGGACAGCGCCGTGCGGTTCTTCGCCCGGCATCTCGGCGCCGGAACGGCTGGAGCCACCGGAGCCACAGGAACCGCTGGAACAGCCGGAGCCACCGGAACCGCCGTGGTGACCGCGTGA
- a CDS encoding helix-turn-helix transcriptional regulator yields MNHPAGRVLTLLELLQSGGVRTAAELAERLGVDTRTVRRYVEHLLDLEIPVESVRGRYGGYRLARGFRLPPLMLGDDEALAVLLGLLEGRRSGLTAAFGPAGETAAAKIRRVLPARLGERLQGVVDSVVFTGTPVDSAALDATVLLTVSDAVAARRPVAIAYGERTDRVVHPYAIVSHRDRWYLRALDPALGEERTFRLDRIAGARTLPGSFEPPDEDPAQSLIAGFATADYRYRVAIRVRGTVEQIRTRFPAGVAVIEPAGTDAAEHPWHRLMIRAERLDWIPPTLAALDLPFEIEEPVELGDLMLAFAERLAARVRRESA; encoded by the coding sequence GTGAATCACCCCGCCGGACGCGTGCTGACCCTGCTGGAGCTCCTGCAGTCCGGGGGCGTGCGCACCGCGGCCGAGCTCGCCGAGCGGCTGGGGGTCGACACGCGCACCGTCCGCAGGTACGTCGAGCACCTGCTGGACCTGGAGATCCCCGTCGAGTCGGTGCGCGGCCGGTATGGCGGGTACCGCCTGGCGCGCGGCTTCCGGCTCCCTCCGCTGATGCTGGGCGACGACGAGGCGCTGGCCGTCCTGCTCGGCCTGCTCGAAGGGCGGCGCAGCGGGCTGACGGCCGCGTTCGGGCCGGCGGGCGAGACGGCCGCCGCGAAGATCCGCCGGGTGCTGCCGGCGCGGCTGGGCGAGAGGCTTCAGGGCGTGGTCGACAGCGTCGTCTTCACCGGCACGCCGGTCGACAGCGCGGCTCTGGACGCCACCGTGCTGCTCACGGTGTCCGACGCGGTGGCCGCGCGGCGGCCGGTCGCCATCGCGTACGGCGAGCGGACGGACCGGGTCGTGCACCCGTACGCCATTGTGAGCCACCGGGACCGGTGGTATCTCAGGGCGCTGGATCCGGCGTTAGGGGAAGAGCGGACCTTCCGGCTCGACCGGATCGCCGGGGCCAGGACTCTGCCCGGGTCCTTCGAGCCGCCCGACGAGGACCCCGCTCAAAGCCTCATCGCCGGTTTCGCCACGGCGGACTACCGGTACCGGGTCGCGATCCGGGTGCGGGGGACGGTCGAGCAGATCCGGACCCGTTTCCCGGCCGGCGTGGCGGTGATCGAGCCGGCCGGTACTGATGCGGCAGAGCACCCTTGGCACCGCCTCATGATCCGCGCCGAACGCCTCGACTGGATCCCGCCGACCCTGGCCGCCCTCGATCTCCCCTTCGAGATCGAGGAGCCGGTCGAGCTCGGCGACCTGATGCTGGCGTTCGCCGAGCGGCTGGCGGCCCGGGTCCGGCGCGAGTCCGCATGA
- a CDS encoding VOC family protein, giving the protein MKLASTRIITADITALVAFYEKATTLAATWFTPDFAELAAPGGATLAIGSVNTIPLFAPGSAAPAANQSVIIEFLVADVDALWQQLAPWASDVVAEPKTMPWGNRSLLIRDPDGNLVNFFTPVTPEARAKFGL; this is encoded by the coding sequence ATGAAGCTCGCATCGACCCGCATCATCACCGCGGACATCACCGCGCTGGTCGCGTTCTACGAGAAGGCCACCACCCTGGCCGCCACCTGGTTCACGCCCGACTTCGCCGAGCTCGCCGCCCCGGGCGGCGCGACCCTGGCCATCGGCAGCGTCAACACCATCCCGCTGTTCGCCCCCGGCAGCGCCGCCCCCGCGGCCAACCAGAGCGTGATCATCGAGTTCCTGGTGGCGGACGTGGACGCCCTCTGGCAGCAGCTCGCTCCCTGGGCCTCAGACGTCGTCGCCGAGCCGAAGACCATGCCCTGGGGCAACCGCTCGCTGCTGATCCGCGACCCCGACGGCAACCTGGTCAACTTCTTCACGCCGGTGACGCCCGAAGCGCGGGCCAAGTTCGGGCTCTGA
- a CDS encoding DUF6882 domain-containing protein gives MTSAFSDAFLRMAEPHAAWGMRQIEEFNEFLPIGPWTVNLDERRYRQSGRELRISVLGSFDTAEGSWLWGWANPGFGKLPVVAAAEALRVFGQEHGVPEFSEELVDLSSFEDPRYAAEMLAFGAMGVLRADGYIGVQANETGRLYMVPDDPQVPVADPDPIALPRLLMQGAQFFNRSAYEVVAGYFHHFGIPWRQEGDTISAELPGGATASVQFDAQGRVTAVSMGSITKESLGNTAGA, from the coding sequence GTGACTTCTGCGTTCAGCGATGCCTTCCTCCGTATGGCGGAGCCCCACGCGGCCTGGGGCATGCGCCAGATCGAGGAGTTCAACGAGTTCCTGCCGATCGGGCCGTGGACGGTGAACCTGGACGAGCGGCGGTACCGCCAGTCGGGGCGGGAACTGCGGATCAGCGTGCTCGGCAGCTTCGACACCGCGGAGGGCTCCTGGCTGTGGGGCTGGGCCAACCCCGGCTTCGGGAAGCTGCCGGTGGTGGCCGCGGCCGAGGCGCTGCGGGTGTTCGGGCAGGAGCACGGCGTCCCGGAGTTCTCCGAGGAACTGGTGGACCTGTCGAGCTTCGAAGACCCCCGCTACGCCGCCGAGATGCTGGCGTTCGGGGCGATGGGGGTGCTGCGCGCCGACGGCTACATCGGGGTGCAGGCCAACGAGACCGGGCGGCTGTACATGGTCCCGGACGACCCGCAGGTGCCGGTGGCCGACCCGGATCCGATAGCGCTGCCCCGGCTGCTGATGCAGGGGGCGCAGTTCTTCAACCGGTCGGCGTACGAGGTGGTCGCCGGCTACTTCCACCACTTCGGCATCCCGTGGCGGCAGGAGGGCGACACGATCAGCGCCGAGCTGCCCGGCGGGGCGACCGCGTCGGTCCAGTTCGACGCGCAGGGCCGGGTCACCGCGGTGTCGATGGGCTCGATCACCAAGGAATCCCTGGGGAACACCGCCGGCGCCTGA